A region of Sulfurovum sp. DNA encodes the following proteins:
- a CDS encoding ComEC/Rec2 family competence protein — protein MEKPKLFEEKKEFFWTIFILFLILLVRLGWEYRTYQEFISKPFYFTEATVLNAYEKHKEKYRYQVLKLHDNTGHTFYTTTHRKDNLFKKTVRVQLFPDMRITFWDYLGTFYVKSRIKYVQKQPTSLAGILHEKVASQHTLKSMQVFYSAIFFATPLSGVLREKVSLLGISHLIALSGFHLGILWAIVYGLLLIPYRPLQQYCFPYRFALIDIGIVSLLLIGLYVWFVGAPPSLLRAYVMLLIGWVMLVLGLELLSFKFLFFVLFLLVMLVPSLLVSLGFWFSIIGVFYIYLLLYYAKGWSRWHIMLWIIPLGIFILMLPIVHTFFSATNPWQLISPLLSLLFIPFYPITILLHLFGYGDIFDNALQWLFALPQGSRPALLSVWKAIIYIGLSLVAIKSHKVFYVLFVLALSYALYLFVGFDIAYIPM, from the coding sequence TTGGAAAAACCAAAACTTTTTGAAGAGAAAAAAGAGTTTTTCTGGACAATTTTTATTCTTTTTTTGATACTTCTGGTACGGCTTGGATGGGAATACCGCACATATCAAGAGTTTATCTCCAAACCCTTCTATTTTACAGAAGCAACGGTACTTAATGCTTATGAGAAACATAAAGAGAAGTACCGCTATCAGGTATTGAAACTTCACGACAATACTGGTCATACTTTCTATACAACAACACATCGTAAAGATAATCTCTTTAAGAAAACAGTAAGAGTACAGCTATTTCCTGATATGCGTATTACATTTTGGGATTATCTGGGTACTTTTTATGTCAAGAGTCGGATAAAATATGTTCAAAAACAGCCTACAAGTTTGGCAGGCATCTTGCATGAGAAAGTTGCATCACAACATACCCTCAAATCTATGCAGGTATTCTATAGTGCAATCTTTTTTGCCACACCACTTTCTGGTGTGCTCAGAGAGAAAGTTTCCCTGCTGGGGATTAGTCACCTTATCGCACTTAGTGGGTTTCATCTTGGTATTTTGTGGGCAATTGTGTATGGCTTGTTGTTAATACCTTATCGCCCTTTGCAGCAATACTGCTTTCCTTACCGTTTTGCTCTTATTGATATAGGCATTGTATCGCTACTACTTATTGGTTTATATGTTTGGTTTGTTGGTGCACCACCCTCACTACTTCGTGCTTATGTAATGCTTTTGATAGGGTGGGTTATGCTGGTATTAGGGCTAGAGTTACTAAGTTTTAAGTTTCTTTTCTTTGTGCTATTTTTACTGGTTATGCTCGTACCTTCTCTGCTTGTTTCATTGGGGTTTTGGTTTTCAATTATAGGTGTTTTTTATATCTACTTACTTCTGTATTATGCCAAAGGGTGGTCAAGGTGGCACATTATGCTTTGGATCATCCCTCTGGGCATTTTTATATTGATGTTACCCATTGTACATACATTTTTCTCAGCGACAAACCCATGGCAACTTATCTCTCCATTGCTCTCTTTGCTCTTTATTCCTTTTTACCCAATAACAATACTACTACACTTGTTTGGATATGGAGATATATTTGATAATGCATTGCAATGGCTCTTTGCTTTACCACAGGGGAGTAGACCTGCATTGCTTTCTGTATGGAAAGCCATCATTTATATAGGACTCTCACTTGTTGCCATCAAAAGCCATAAGGTGTTTTATGTATTGTTTGTTTTGGCTTTGTCTTATGCGTTATATCTTTTTGTAGGGTTTGATATTGCATATATACCCATGTAG
- a CDS encoding FAD-binding protein: MLDPQHIKALQELVGKENVYSDKAHMIAYSYDATRTRFEPDAVIFPRNEKDISHILSYCNHHHIVITPRGAGSGFTGGALPINGGITLAMEKHMNKILEIDIENMVAVVQPGVINMDLQNAVEKIGLFYPPDPASEEYSTIGGNVSENAGGMRAAKYGITKDYVMALRAVRTNGDIIRAGKRTIKDVAGYNISGILIGSEGTLAVITEITVKLLPKPKFRKAYMGVFSSVEDAMKAVFKSLASGANPVAMEFMDALVVQALKEKLSINLPKSAGALLIGDVDGNVIEEVNFQLEILEKSFKRNGAQDFTVAHTDEERDKLWYARRNASPSITIFGSKKLNEDISVPRSMLPEALNKIYEIGEKHGFKVPCFGHAGDGNIHVNVMVDGSDENQLEKGHKAIEEIFELVVEMGGTLSGEHGIGTSKAPFMNIAFNEIELQLFRDIKKAFDPNNILNPGKMGLPQ; the protein is encoded by the coding sequence ATGCTTGACCCTCAACATATAAAGGCCCTTCAAGAGCTTGTTGGCAAAGAGAATGTTTATAGCGACAAAGCACATATGATTGCTTATAGCTATGATGCAACCCGTACTCGTTTTGAGCCTGATGCAGTCATTTTCCCACGCAATGAAAAAGATATTAGCCATATTTTATCCTACTGCAATCATCACCATATTGTCATTACACCACGAGGTGCAGGAAGTGGATTTACTGGCGGGGCATTGCCTATCAATGGTGGAATCACCCTTGCAATGGAAAAGCATATGAATAAGATTCTTGAAATTGACATAGAAAACATGGTTGCCGTAGTACAGCCTGGTGTTATCAATATGGATCTACAGAATGCTGTCGAAAAGATAGGGCTATTCTATCCACCTGATCCAGCGAGTGAGGAGTACTCCACTATTGGTGGAAATGTAAGTGAAAATGCAGGGGGAATGCGTGCAGCCAAATATGGCATTACGAAAGACTATGTCATGGCACTACGTGCGGTACGCACCAATGGTGACATTATCCGTGCAGGGAAACGTACTATCAAGGATGTAGCAGGCTACAATATTTCTGGTATTCTCATTGGTTCAGAGGGAACACTTGCAGTCATTACCGAAATTACTGTCAAACTTTTACCTAAGCCAAAGTTTCGAAAGGCCTACATGGGAGTATTCTCTTCAGTTGAAGATGCAATGAAAGCTGTTTTTAAATCTCTTGCAAGTGGTGCCAATCCAGTTGCAATGGAGTTTATGGATGCACTTGTTGTACAGGCACTCAAGGAGAAGCTTAGTATTAATCTTCCCAAGAGTGCTGGTGCGCTACTTATTGGTGATGTGGATGGCAATGTTATCGAAGAGGTTAATTTTCAACTTGAAATTCTTGAAAAATCTTTCAAAAGAAATGGTGCACAAGATTTTACAGTTGCTCACACCGATGAAGAGCGAGATAAACTCTGGTATGCTAGACGAAATGCTTCTCCTTCTATTACTATTTTTGGTAGCAAAAAGCTCAATGAGGATATCTCTGTACCACGCAGTATGCTACCTGAAGCACTCAATAAGATCTATGAAATAGGTGAAAAGCATGGGTTCAAGGTCCCCTGTTTTGGACATGCGGGCGATGGCAATATCCATGTCAATGTGATGGTTGATGGATCAGATGAAAACCAACTTGAAAAAGGGCATAAAGCGATTGAAGAGATTTTTGAGCTTGTTGTGGAGATGGGTGGCACACTCAGTGGAGAACATGGCATTGGTACCTCTAAGGCACCATTTATGAACATTGCCTTCAATGAAATAGAACTACAGCTCTTTAGAGATATTAAAAAAGCATTTGATCCTAATAATATTCTCAATCCAGGGAAAATGGGACTCCCCCAATAG
- a CDS encoding plasminogen-binding N-terminal domain-containing protein — protein MQKIILIMLLALPLFARFFPPTVHTTVASVLSNGTDIKLNRPFPINGMSGIVIHHYGNDLKAITGYITQVSSSGIGKLVAKEIIHHEKLPTIKTSISKGDEIIGGYLYNNILLLAPNANTYTKITKAVSKKWIHPDLFAAFLSELGEGYPTKANLALFAKQYQVGLIYIIKKNSAVLLDPISGKIVGKKAFHNTSQKTQFPFFMHFDEIQSGWFSNSTSKDYYKTMEQF, from the coding sequence ATGCAAAAGATCATTTTGATCATGCTTTTGGCACTACCTCTTTTTGCAAGATTTTTTCCTCCAACAGTACATACAACTGTTGCCTCTGTCTTATCAAATGGTACAGATATAAAATTAAATAGGCCATTCCCTATTAATGGCATGAGTGGTATTGTGATTCATCATTATGGCAATGATCTTAAGGCAATTACTGGGTATATTACCCAAGTCTCTTCGAGTGGCATAGGTAAACTGGTAGCCAAAGAGATTATTCACCATGAAAAACTTCCTACCATTAAGACATCTATCTCAAAAGGTGATGAAATCATTGGTGGATACCTTTATAACAATATACTACTTTTAGCCCCTAATGCAAATACCTATACAAAAATCACCAAGGCAGTATCTAAAAAATGGATTCATCCTGATCTCTTTGCTGCATTTCTTTCAGAGTTAGGAGAGGGCTATCCTACCAAAGCCAATCTTGCACTTTTTGCCAAACAATATCAGGTTGGGCTTATTTATATTATCAAGAAAAATAGTGCTGTACTGCTTGACCCCATCTCTGGAAAAATTGTTGGCAAAAAGGCTTTCCACAATACGTCTCAAAAAACACAGTTTCCATTTTTTATGCATTTTGATGAGATCCAAAGTGGATGGTTTTCTAACAGTACCTCTAAAGACTATTATAAGACTATGGAGCAATTTTAA
- a CDS encoding argininosuccinate synthase, with protein MAKREIKKVVLAYSGGLDTSIILKWLQDEYGCEVVTFTADLGQGEEVEPARQKALDMGIKPKNIFILDLREEFVKDFVFPMFRANAIYEGEYLLGTSIARPLIAKKQIEIAHETGADAVSHGATGKGNDQVRFELGYLALDPDIAVIAPWREWDLNSRTKLLEYAKNHGIDIDGKGKPKPYSMDANLLHISYEGEWLENPYNEPEEDMWLWSVSPEEAPDKPEYITVTYKHGDPVAINGKELSPATILETLNTLGKKHGIGRIDIVENRMVGMKARGCYETPGGTIMLKAHRAIESITLDREEAHAKDEMMPKYAKLIYNGLWWSPERKMMQAAIDATQEQVNGEVRLKLYKGNVVIVGRKSENSLYSEEHSTFEADDVYNQKDAEGFIRLNALRFIIEGKKQPERIASLVKKIS; from the coding sequence ATGGCAAAGAGAGAGATTAAAAAAGTGGTATTGGCTTATTCTGGTGGGCTTGATACCAGTATTATTCTCAAGTGGCTACAGGATGAATATGGTTGTGAAGTGGTAACTTTTACTGCAGATCTTGGACAAGGCGAAGAGGTAGAGCCTGCACGCCAGAAAGCACTTGATATGGGTATTAAGCCTAAGAATATCTTTATTCTTGATCTAAGAGAAGAGTTTGTTAAAGACTTTGTTTTTCCAATGTTTCGAGCCAACGCAATCTATGAAGGAGAGTACCTGCTTGGCACCTCTATCGCACGCCCACTTATTGCCAAGAAGCAGATTGAAATTGCACATGAGACAGGTGCAGATGCTGTTTCTCATGGGGCAACAGGAAAAGGGAACGATCAGGTACGTTTTGAACTTGGATACCTTGCACTTGACCCAGACATAGCAGTTATTGCACCATGGAGAGAGTGGGATCTTAATTCTCGCACTAAGTTACTTGAGTATGCTAAAAACCATGGTATTGATATTGACGGCAAGGGTAAACCAAAGCCTTATTCAATGGATGCAAATCTTCTGCACATCTCTTATGAGGGTGAGTGGCTAGAGAATCCATACAATGAACCTGAAGAGGATATGTGGCTTTGGTCTGTTTCCCCCGAAGAGGCACCAGATAAACCAGAGTATATTACCGTTACTTACAAACATGGTGATCCTGTAGCAATTAATGGTAAAGAGCTGAGTCCAGCAACTATTCTTGAAACACTTAATACACTTGGTAAAAAACATGGAATAGGACGTATTGATATTGTTGAGAACCGTATGGTAGGCATGAAAGCACGCGGATGTTACGAAACACCAGGTGGAACCATTATGCTTAAGGCACATCGTGCTATTGAGTCCATTACGCTTGATCGTGAAGAGGCACATGCTAAAGATGAGATGATGCCAAAGTATGCCAAGCTTATCTATAATGGTTTGTGGTGGTCTCCTGAGCGTAAAATGATGCAAGCAGCCATTGATGCAACACAGGAGCAAGTTAATGGAGAAGTGCGTCTTAAGCTCTATAAAGGAAATGTGGTAATTGTTGGTCGCAAATCTGAGAATTCACTCTATTCTGAAGAGCACTCTACTTTTGAGGCTGATGATGTTTATAACCAAAAGGATGCTGAAGGGTTCATTCGGCTCAATGCACTACGGTTTATTATTGAAGGAAAAAAACAGCCTGAGCGTATTGCTTCATTGGTTAAAAAAATATCATAA
- a CDS encoding M3 family metallopeptidase, giving the protein MFQTFQIENLNYFPKSLEVLLQQQRKKIKAITQDSDIDYEKVLKPLQDLDEELNLFFSPLSHLNAVMNSKETQKAYEASLPILSKFDSEMAQNVPLFKKIEKLNSGNSEQQKVIENNIRDFRLSGINLPKAEKKRLEEINLELSKLSNAFSQNLLDATNAYELIIEDKKDVAGMPQTDIDASETEIEGKIVYKFTLQIPSYLAYMTYGSNRSYREKLYKAYSTRAPQNAEVIDHILSLRQEKAKILGFENYALYALQTRDASSEEEVLGFLDHLTSSALPQAREEFKSLKEFAKKIDNINSLSSYDVAYYSEKLKKERFDYDDAMTKPYFEQQRVLDGLLTIISELFGVTFKYTNVPTWHNCVKTYDIFENEKLSGRIYFDLEARQEKSGGAWMNDWETHFVDTKNKTHLASAFVVCNYTPATKDTPSLLRHNDVVTLFHEMGHAIHHLFGKCKERSISGINGVAWDVVEFPSQFLENFAYEPTIIKRLGFHYKTGAPIPNDLVSKIKETKNFQAALSILRQVEFSLFDFKLHQALYQGDEIQVLLNNIREKTTLLKPPSYNKFQHSFSHIFAGGYAAGYYAYKWAEVLSADAFFACLGKTKGFDEEKAKGYKRYILNSGGIKEMGELYTEWLGRKPQIESLIKLYEMT; this is encoded by the coding sequence ATGTTTCAAACTTTTCAGATAGAGAATTTAAATTATTTTCCTAAATCACTTGAAGTGCTACTTCAACAACAACGCAAGAAGATTAAAGCAATTACTCAAGACAGTGACATAGACTATGAAAAGGTACTCAAGCCATTACAGGACCTTGATGAGGAACTAAATCTCTTCTTTTCCCCACTTTCCCATCTTAATGCAGTAATGAACTCAAAAGAGACACAAAAAGCCTATGAAGCCTCCCTGCCAATACTCTCAAAGTTCGACTCAGAGATGGCACAGAATGTACCACTTTTCAAAAAGATAGAGAAACTTAACAGTGGCAACAGTGAGCAACAAAAAGTCATTGAAAACAATATTCGTGACTTTAGGCTTTCAGGTATCAACCTACCTAAGGCAGAGAAAAAACGTTTAGAGGAGATCAATCTCGAACTCTCTAAACTCTCTAATGCCTTTTCACAGAACCTTCTTGATGCTACCAATGCCTATGAGCTTATCATTGAAGACAAGAAAGATGTGGCAGGAATGCCACAGACAGATATTGATGCATCCGAAACAGAGATAGAGGGCAAAATTGTCTATAAGTTCACTCTACAAATCCCAAGCTATCTTGCCTATATGACCTATGGCTCCAACAGATCCTACAGAGAAAAACTCTACAAAGCCTACAGCACCCGTGCTCCCCAAAATGCAGAGGTAATAGACCACATACTCTCACTCAGGCAAGAGAAAGCAAAAATACTTGGTTTTGAGAACTATGCTCTCTATGCACTTCAAACACGTGATGCCTCTAGTGAGGAAGAGGTTCTAGGGTTTCTTGATCATCTTACTAGTTCTGCCTTGCCTCAAGCAAGAGAGGAGTTTAAATCACTCAAAGAGTTTGCCAAAAAGATAGATAACATTAATAGCCTTTCTAGCTACGACGTTGCTTACTATTCTGAAAAACTTAAAAAAGAGAGGTTTGACTACGATGATGCAATGACGAAGCCTTATTTCGAACAACAGCGTGTCCTTGATGGGCTACTTACAATTATCTCTGAACTCTTTGGTGTTACCTTTAAATACACCAATGTGCCCACATGGCACAACTGTGTTAAAACCTACGATATATTTGAAAATGAGAAACTCTCAGGACGTATATATTTCGATCTTGAAGCACGCCAAGAGAAGAGTGGTGGTGCATGGATGAATGACTGGGAAACCCACTTTGTTGATACAAAAAACAAAACACACCTTGCCTCTGCCTTTGTTGTCTGTAATTATACTCCCGCAACAAAAGATACTCCTTCATTATTGCGACACAATGATGTGGTTACTCTTTTCCATGAGATGGGACATGCTATCCATCATCTATTTGGAAAATGTAAAGAGCGTTCCATCTCAGGCATCAATGGTGTAGCATGGGATGTAGTAGAGTTCCCTTCACAATTTTTAGAGAATTTTGCTTACGAACCTACTATTATCAAACGTTTAGGCTTCCACTATAAAACAGGGGCACCTATCCCCAATGATCTTGTTTCTAAAATAAAAGAGACTAAAAACTTTCAAGCCGCATTAAGTATTCTACGGCAAGTGGAGTTCTCTCTTTTTGACTTTAAATTACACCAAGCACTCTACCAAGGCGATGAGATACAGGTATTACTTAATAACATTAGAGAAAAAACTACTTTACTTAAGCCACCAAGCTACAACAAATTCCAGCATAGTTTCTCTCATATTTTTGCTGGTGGTTATGCTGCAGGTTATTACGCTTACAAATGGGCAGAGGTACTCAGTGCTGATGCCTTCTTTGCTTGCCTTGGTAAGACAAAAGGCTTTGATGAAGAGAAAGCAAAAGGATACAAAAGATATATCCTCAATAGTGGGGGTATTAAAGAAATGGGTGAACTTTACACTGAATGGCTTGGACGAAAACCACAAATAGAAAGTCTTATCAAACTCTATGAAATGACATAA
- the rplI gene encoding 50S ribosomal protein L9 yields MKVLLIKDVKTLGKAGEIKEVKDGYGQNFLINKGLAKLATSEVVESWKVEQARIKQEAEEELARLEKEKKVLEKTTIRIEKKIAPVGIKGSVGNTDIAIAIEKQLGIILDKKHINLQKALKSTGIHEVDAKLGHGIHAILKVEVVGV; encoded by the coding sequence ATGAAAGTATTGTTGATCAAAGATGTTAAAACACTAGGAAAAGCTGGTGAGATTAAAGAGGTCAAAGATGGTTATGGTCAAAATTTTCTTATCAATAAAGGGTTGGCAAAATTGGCAACTTCTGAAGTAGTAGAGAGCTGGAAAGTGGAGCAAGCACGGATAAAGCAAGAGGCTGAAGAGGAGCTTGCACGTCTAGAGAAAGAGAAAAAAGTACTTGAGAAGACAACAATTCGTATTGAAAAGAAGATAGCACCTGTAGGCATTAAGGGTTCTGTGGGAAATACTGATATTGCTATTGCTATTGAGAAACAGCTTGGTATTATACTTGACAAGAAACATATTAATCTTCAAAAAGCACTTAAGTCCACAGGTATTCATGAAGTTGATGCCAAACTAGGTCATGGTATACACGCGATCTTGAAAGTGGAAGTGGTGGGCGTCTAA
- the hslV gene encoding ATP-dependent protease subunit HslV translates to MFEATTILGYKGEGKAVIGGDGQVTFGDTVLKSNATKIRTLYEGKILAGFAGSTADAFNLFDMFEGFLNEKRGDLFKSVIAFSKAWRKDKHLRQLEAMMIVLNKEHIFILSGTGDVVEPQDSRIAAIGSGGNYAISAARALDKHASLEPVNLVKESLQIAGELCVYTNTNIKILEL, encoded by the coding sequence ATGTTTGAAGCAACTACCATACTTGGCTATAAGGGTGAAGGAAAAGCAGTCATTGGTGGTGATGGGCAGGTAACTTTTGGTGATACGGTACTGAAGAGTAATGCCACTAAAATACGAACTCTTTATGAGGGAAAAATACTTGCAGGCTTTGCTGGAAGTACTGCAGATGCCTTCAATCTTTTTGATATGTTTGAGGGATTTTTAAATGAAAAACGTGGCGATCTTTTTAAATCAGTGATTGCTTTCTCTAAAGCATGGCGTAAAGATAAGCACCTACGCCAGCTTGAAGCAATGATGATTGTACTTAATAAGGAGCATATTTTCATTCTTTCAGGAACAGGTGATGTGGTTGAACCTCAAGACAGTAGGATTGCAGCTATTGGTAGTGGGGGAAACTATGCTATCTCGGCAGCACGTGCACTAGATAAGCATGCATCATTAGAGCCGGTCAATCTGGTGAAGGAGTCATTGCAGATTGCAGGAGAGCTTTGTGTCTATACAAATACCAATATTAAAATATTAGAACTATAA
- the hslU gene encoding ATP-dependent protease ATPase subunit HslU, with product MDNLTPKEIVTYLDRYVIGQNSAKRTIAVALRNRYRRMQLSEEMQQDVIPKNILMIGSTGVGKTEIARRLAKMMQLPFIKVEASKYTEVGFVGRDVESMIRDLAIMAMGIVRETENIKHKEKIANYIENKIIEKLLPPLPVGASEQKQAEYDASFLRMQEKFAKGELDHLMVKVNMPRKADLPEDGLPPQMIQVQESIVKVLGGYDKKGPEKEIMVSEAKKILEHEASEELLDEEKLKELAREKVEKGGIVFLDEVDKIAVSSTSQSRQDPSKEGVQRDLLPIVEGSTVNTKLGSIKTDHILFIAAGAFHLSKPSDLIPELQGRFPLRVELESLNEEALYRILTEPKSSLIRQYQALLAVEEVKLIFEEEAIRAIAHYSLLANEKTEDIGARRLHTVMEKIVEEISFEADARKGETYTVTKILVEEKVGSVVEDQDMTRYIL from the coding sequence GTGGACAATTTAACACCAAAAGAGATTGTGACATACCTTGATAGATATGTCATTGGACAAAATAGTGCCAAAAGGACAATTGCCGTTGCACTACGTAATCGCTACAGACGGATGCAGTTAAGTGAAGAGATGCAGCAAGATGTAATACCAAAGAATATTTTGATGATTGGAAGTACTGGTGTTGGGAAGACTGAGATTGCTCGTCGCTTGGCAAAGATGATGCAACTACCATTTATTAAAGTAGAGGCAAGCAAATATACTGAAGTGGGATTTGTTGGGCGTGATGTAGAGTCAATGATACGTGATCTTGCTATAATGGCAATGGGAATTGTTCGTGAGACAGAAAATATAAAGCATAAAGAGAAAATTGCTAACTATATTGAGAATAAGATTATTGAAAAGTTGTTACCACCACTGCCTGTAGGTGCAAGCGAGCAGAAGCAAGCAGAATATGATGCTTCATTTTTACGCATGCAGGAAAAGTTTGCCAAAGGGGAGCTTGATCATCTGATGGTAAAAGTTAATATGCCACGTAAGGCTGATCTTCCAGAAGACGGTTTGCCACCACAGATGATACAGGTGCAGGAGTCTATTGTTAAGGTATTGGGTGGCTACGACAAGAAAGGCCCCGAAAAAGAGATAATGGTTTCTGAGGCAAAGAAGATACTAGAACATGAGGCAAGTGAGGAGCTGCTTGATGAAGAGAAGCTTAAAGAGCTGGCACGAGAGAAGGTAGAAAAGGGTGGTATTGTTTTTCTTGATGAGGTAGATAAAATTGCTGTTTCATCAACATCTCAAAGCAGACAAGATCCAAGTAAAGAGGGAGTGCAAAGAGACCTGTTACCCATTGTAGAGGGCTCTACTGTCAATACCAAACTTGGTTCAATTAAGACAGATCATATACTTTTTATTGCTGCAGGAGCATTCCACTTAAGTAAGCCGAGTGATCTTATTCCTGAATTGCAGGGACGTTTTCCACTACGTGTGGAACTAGAGAGCCTCAATGAAGAAGCACTTTACCGTATTTTAACTGAGCCTAAAAGTTCATTAATTAGACAATACCAAGCATTATTGGCAGTTGAAGAGGTTAAGCTTATTTTTGAAGAAGAGGCAATCAGGGCTATTGCACACTATTCACTGCTTGCCAATGAAAAGACTGAAGATATTGGTGCTAGACGATTGCATACTGTGATGGAGAAAATTGTTGAGGAGATTAGTTTTGAGGCAGATGCTCGTAAAGGTGAAACCTATACTGTAACAAAAATATTGGTTGAAGAGAAGGTTGGTAGTGTGGTAGAAGATCAGGATATGACAAGATATATTTTGTAA
- the era gene encoding GTPase Era — translation MFGSKNKETKAGFVAVVGRPNAGKSTLLNHLAGEKLAMVSKKAQATRKRMNIIVMHESAQIIFIDTPGIHKKERLLNQFMLDEALKAMGDSDLIIFLIPVTDKLDEYKKFLILNESKRTKHIIVLTKIDYTKQGEILKKLSEYQRYQDKFEAIIPFSVNKNIGKEQLLNEITKYLPGSPWLFDSEILTTDNVRDIYKEFIRESIFENMSDEIPYESDVLIEKIYEEDHIDRVHATIIVEKETQKGMIVGQKGIGIKRIGKHAREVMEKFSRKKIFLDLYVSVKKGWSKSRKSLEEFGYIV, via the coding sequence ATGTTTGGTTCAAAAAACAAAGAAACCAAAGCAGGCTTTGTAGCAGTTGTGGGAAGACCCAATGCAGGAAAGAGTACACTACTTAACCATCTTGCTGGTGAAAAATTGGCAATGGTCTCTAAAAAAGCACAGGCAACACGTAAGCGTATGAATATTATTGTGATGCATGAGAGTGCACAGATTATTTTTATTGATACACCAGGTATCCATAAGAAAGAGCGTTTACTCAATCAGTTTATGCTTGATGAGGCACTCAAGGCGATGGGTGACAGTGACCTTATTATTTTTCTGATACCAGTAACAGACAAGCTAGATGAATATAAAAAATTTTTAATACTTAATGAGTCTAAAAGAACTAAACATATTATAGTCCTTACTAAAATTGATTATACCAAACAGGGGGAGATTCTCAAAAAACTTAGTGAGTACCAGAGGTACCAAGATAAATTTGAAGCAATCATTCCTTTTTCTGTCAATAAGAATATTGGTAAAGAGCAGTTACTTAATGAAATCACAAAATATCTACCTGGATCACCATGGCTTTTTGATTCAGAGATATTAACTACAGACAATGTACGAGATATCTATAAAGAGTTTATTCGTGAATCAATTTTTGAGAATATGAGTGATGAGATTCCCTATGAGAGTGATGTGCTTATTGAAAAAATCTATGAAGAAGACCATATTGATCGTGTGCACGCAACCATTATTGTCGAGAAAGAGACCCAGAAGGGAATGATTGTTGGACAAAAGGGTATAGGGATTAAACGTATTGGCAAGCATGCTAGAGAAGTGATGGAGAAGTTTTCAAGAAAAAAGATCTTCCTTGATCTGTATGTCTCAGTGAAAAAAGGATGGAGTAAAAGCAGAAAGAGCCTTGAAGAGTTTGGATATATTGTTTAA